A region from the Arachis ipaensis cultivar K30076 chromosome B01, Araip1.1, whole genome shotgun sequence genome encodes:
- the LOC107618554 gene encoding uncharacterized protein LOC107618554 isoform X2 — MPSHRSCPPTSREPRVCVVVTAKREKTRARGTVLVTATVTFGEAIAMHAVAGGAKRDRGKEARGTVADLHVLSLLSCSTAATCHSELLHRHCRCDGCLCLRYKHLCWSLVAVLLSRSRHWSCGCSALDFFSATFFFRKQTKTLMKSFF; from the exons ATGCCATCTCACCGTTCATGCCCGCCAACGTCCAGGGAGCCAAGAGTCTGCGTCGTCGTCACCGCGAAGAGGGAGAAGACGCGAGCTAGAGGAACTGTGCTAGTCACCGCCACTGTCACCTTTGGGGAAGCCATCGCCATGCACGCCGTCGCTGGAGGAGCAAAACGCGACAGAGGGAAGGAAGCCCGCGGCACCGTCGCCGATCTGCATGTGCTGTCGCTGTTAAGTTGCTCCACCGCCGCTACTTGCCATTCTGAGTTACTGCACCGCCACTGCCGTTGTGATGGTTGCCTCTGCCTTCGATATAAGCACCTCTGCTGGAGCCTAGTTGCCGTTTTACTCTCCAGAAGTCGTCACTGGAGCTGCGGCTGCTCTGCTCTCGATTTCTTTAGTGCA ACTTTTTTTTTCAGGAAACAGACGAAGACGCTTATGAAGAGTTTTTTTTAG
- the LOC107618554 gene encoding uncharacterized protein LOC107618554 isoform X1: MPSHRSCPPTSREPRVCVVVTAKREKTRARGTVLVTATVTFGEAIAMHAVAGGAKRDRGKEARGTVADLHVLSLLSCSTAATCHSELLHRHCRCDGCLCLRYKHLCWSLVAVLLSRSRHWSCGCSALDFFSATFFQEMDEDAYEEFFF, encoded by the exons ATGCCATCTCACCGTTCATGCCCGCCAACGTCCAGGGAGCCAAGAGTCTGCGTCGTCGTCACCGCGAAGAGGGAGAAGACGCGAGCTAGAGGAACTGTGCTAGTCACCGCCACTGTCACCTTTGGGGAAGCCATCGCCATGCACGCCGTCGCTGGAGGAGCAAAACGCGACAGAGGGAAGGAAGCCCGCGGCACCGTCGCCGATCTGCATGTGCTGTCGCTGTTAAGTTGCTCCACCGCCGCTACTTGCCATTCTGAGTTACTGCACCGCCACTGCCGTTGTGATGGTTGCCTCTGCCTTCGATATAAGCACCTCTGCTGGAGCCTAGTTGCCGTTTTACTCTCCAGAAGTCGTCACTGGAGCTGCGGCTGCTCTGCTCTCGATTTCTTTAGTGCA ACTTTTTTTCAGGAAATGGACGAAGACGCTTATGaagagttttttttttag